A genomic region of Methanothermobacter sp. CaT2 contains the following coding sequences:
- a CDS encoding radical SAM protein, giving the protein MFRRLEDRCRGCGNCRELKCSENCTGCRACLLVCPEDAILPGEPEPKEYTVAVNGREVRSGGTVGDALEGAGLRRTMIPAEGDVFSPCGSGACLACSVSIDGCIAPSCVTPLSEGMVIETAPEPPLRYVSSFGPHTAGGVGTPFSEKTGAPVEVVCFTHGCNLRCPQCQNSQVAFTSEGNLLDPHETAGILMGLESIYRTGTVTISGGECTLNRTWLSTTIRAIRELKGDVNVHVDTNGTILTPEYLDELLDSGMNRIGIDLKGLRPETFMEISGLHDEKTARVYLDNSWNAFRYLSENHRDIFMGLGVPYSRSLISIDELSAMASRISSINRDVQVTVLDYRPEFRRRDIERPSEDEMMRVKDVMIDEGLRNVVVQTSAGFR; this is encoded by the coding sequence ATGTTCAGGAGACTTGAGGATCGATGCAGGGGATGTGGAAACTGCCGCGAACTGAAATGCAGTGAAAACTGCACTGGCTGCAGGGCATGCCTCCTTGTATGTCCTGAGGACGCGATCCTGCCAGGGGAGCCTGAACCTAAAGAATATACGGTAGCAGTGAATGGGAGGGAGGTCAGATCAGGAGGCACAGTTGGAGATGCCCTGGAGGGGGCGGGCCTTAGAAGGACTATGATTCCGGCTGAGGGGGATGTATTCTCACCCTGCGGGTCCGGGGCCTGCCTTGCCTGCAGTGTATCCATTGATGGCTGCATCGCACCATCCTGTGTAACACCCCTCTCTGAGGGCATGGTCATAGAGACGGCACCGGAACCTCCACTCAGGTATGTGAGCAGCTTTGGTCCCCACACAGCCGGTGGAGTTGGAACTCCATTTTCTGAGAAGACAGGGGCTCCCGTTGAGGTGGTGTGCTTCACCCATGGCTGCAACCTGAGATGTCCCCAGTGTCAGAACAGTCAGGTTGCATTCACATCAGAGGGAAACCTGCTTGACCCCCATGAAACAGCAGGGATCCTCATGGGCCTTGAATCCATCTACAGGACCGGCACTGTCACCATATCTGGCGGTGAATGCACCCTCAACAGGACATGGCTCTCCACAACCATCAGGGCAATCAGAGAACTTAAAGGGGATGTTAACGTCCATGTTGACACCAACGGAACCATTCTTACCCCTGAATATCTGGATGAACTCCTGGATTCAGGAATGAACCGTATAGGGATTGACCTCAAGGGCCTCAGGCCTGAGACCTTCATGGAGATATCAGGACTGCATGATGAGAAAACCGCCAGGGTTTACCTTGATAATTCATGGAATGCATTCAGGTACCTTTCAGAGAACCACCGGGACATCTTCATGGGTCTGGGGGTGCCCTACAGCAGGTCACTCATATCCATAGATGAGCTCTCAGCCATGGCCTCAAGGATATCATCCATAAACAGGGACGTTCAGGTAACCGTCCTGGATTACAGACCCGAATTCAGGCGCAGGGATATTGAGAGACCATCTGAGGATGAGATGATGAGGGTGAAGGATGTGATGATTGATGAGGGCCTAAGGAACGTTGTGGTCCAGACATCAGCGGGTTTCAGGTGA